One segment of Ricinus communis isolate WT05 ecotype wild-type chromosome 8, ASM1957865v1, whole genome shotgun sequence DNA contains the following:
- the LOC8287379 gene encoding DNA primase small subunit — translation MMEVDNGRDDMLIDANAVSNEFNPNYLKLYYGKLFPHAEIFKWMCYGNDGKHPACDKSYFGRREFSFTLDNDIYLRFQSFNNESQLKTSIKDKCPFKIDIGPVYTVDPAKRHAYSQSGDNVFTPVERELIFDIDMSDYDNVRYCCSGADVCLDCWPLMTIAIKVINSALRDDFGFNHILWVYSGRRGVHCWVCDGKARRLTNEQRAAIVDYLRVYKGNENSNKMVSLTGPLHPFLVRSYAEVLKDFFETKLLSSQEIFSTEERYEKILEMIPDESVTSELRGKWQNTKQTSSSKEGVNLVRWEQLKRTLQSGTKKAPGLRKCVEEIVFSFTYPRLDVEVSKHMNHLLKAPFCIHPKTGRVCVPIDPKHCDEFDPTAVPTLSQLLKELNMGGPRASDDNDVDRTSLGKSISFFRSSFLQPLLKSCKEEMESSYNAKLQHSKNSINW, via the exons ATGATGGAAGTTGATAATGGAAGGGATGACATGTTGATCGATGCAAATGCCGTCTCCAACGAATTTAACCCTAACTATCTCAAActttattatg GAAAACTTTTCCCTCATGCTGAGATTTTTAAGTGGATGTGCTATGGAAATG ATGGGAAGCATCCTGCTTGTGACAAGTCCTACTTTGGACGAAGAGAGTTCTCTTTCACTCTTGATAATGACATTTATCTACGATTCCAGTCTTTCAACAATGAATCCCAATTGAAGACTTCCATTAAAGACAAATGCCCTTTTAAAATAGATATTGGCCCTGTGTACACAGTGGAT CCTGCCAAGAGGCATGCCTATAGCCAAAGTGGTGATAATGTTTTCACTCCAGTGGAAAGGGAGctaatatttgatatt GATATGTCCGATTATGATAATGTTAGATATTGCTGCTCAGGGGCTGATGTTTGCTTGGATTGCTGGCCTTTAATGACGATTGCTATAAAAGTGATCAATAGTGCGCTCAGAG ATGATTTTGGTTTCAATCACATTCTCTGGGTTTACAGTGGTCGACGTGGGGTACATTGCTGGGTTTGTGATGGAAAAGCAAGAAG GTTGACCAATGAACAAAGGGCGGCTATTGTTGATTATTTACGAGTATACAAG GGCAATGAGAATAGTAATAAAATGGTTTCTCTGACTGGTCCTCTTCATCCTTTTCTTGT GAGATCATATGCTGAAGTGCTCAAGGACTTCTTCGAGACAAAATTACTATCCAGTCAGGAGATATTTTCAACTGAAGAGAGATATGAGAAGATCTTGGAGATGATTCCTGATGAAT CTGTTACTTCTGAACTTCGAGGAAAGTGGCAAAATACTAAGCAAACCTCCAGCTCAAAAGAAGGCGTTAATCTTGTTCGATGGGAACAGTTAAAGCGTACACTTCAATCTGGAACAAAGAAG GCGCCAGGACTTCGTAAATGTGTTGAAGAGATTGTCTTCTCCTTTACTTATCCTAGGCTTGATGTGGAG GTCTCAAAACACATGAACCATTTGCTGAAGGCCCCATTTTGTATTCATCCAAAAACAG GACGTGTTTGTGTGCCAATTGACCCAAAACATTGTGATGAATTTGATCCTACTGCCGTGCCAACACTTTCCCAG CTTTTGAAAGAACTCAACATGGGAGGGCCAAGAGCGAGTGATGACAATG ATGTGGATAGAACCTCACTTGGAAAATCAATCAGCTTTTTCAGATCATCATTCTTGCAACCTCTTCTAAAATCTTGCAAG GAAGAGATGGAAAGTTCCTATAATGCAAAACTGCAGCACTCAAAGAATTCCATCAACTGGTGA